In a genomic window of Paracoccaceae bacterium:
- a CDS encoding EAL domain-containing protein: protein MQLSEILKDFLLLTQDAVAVSHRIPGEEKSAKLVYVNPAYARLFGYEVEELIGQSISIVHDPEHWDEFIESVAQWHRSGAKHFTETARCVTASGHKFWSSLSFFIVEDEETEGRYSCAVFRDISELMDREEEAARALAERNQILVEKDRTFHELLDTQTRLLSAMNAYPEPFVIYDKDMRMVICNTAYRNSMSTRPNAIKPGMHIRDALNEAFDSGRMIVPPAGRDVLFNRLLDPDRFALASEDLELPGDIHHRMLRSKAENGDWVVIRLDITELVRQKRNAEETQARLLSAIGAYPAPFCIYDHNSKLAVWNDSYAAALTDTPDDLEVGMSLENVMRVGLKNGRFAEAFGREDAWLTEMLRSAKRTRAIEDIEIAGDTHHRILRSRSSNGDLVIVRLDTTELVRQRRALEETQDRLISAINAFPDPFAIYDNNLKLLTWNPAFASTLTEDPNDVSVGMSVNEVLQLAVRNGHVPAAKGREAEWLKEYNAPEMANLDAEEFEFANDVHYRIIRSRADNGEVVVLRLNITESVRQRRALEKYAKQLEEANQQITHKALHDQLTGLGNRRFLSEKFEELSAKRKLEGGELAALHIDLDRFKQINDTIGHAAGDHVLIDVANRIRANVGPQDVVARIGGDEFVILLWQAEASDKPQKMAQSLLEDLFQPSYFQGRKCRFGASIGISQTPLADENDLLTNSDVALYKAKRAGRGQMAIFSQADIEEMRHTKALADDIMRALEEAEFLPYYQPQIDTRTGQVVGVEALARWLHPLDGILTPDRFLSVASDLNVVADIDQMIFEKAIAECEQAFSGLAVLPSLSFNVSAKRIQFEEIQRIRKIAAAYSGEVSFELLETIFLEEESEAFLMQLDLLRDMGIKLEVDDFGSGRASIVALQRIDPDRLKIDQRLIMPIKRGNSAARLVRSIIEIGNALNIEIIAEGVETIEQVRVLTDLGAERLQGYYFSRPLDLPGLCAYLGDNIKVRGIG from the coding sequence ATGCAACTTTCTGAAATCTTGAAAGATTTCCTGTTACTAACGCAGGACGCGGTTGCCGTGAGCCATCGCATTCCAGGCGAGGAAAAGAGCGCTAAACTCGTCTATGTGAATCCGGCTTATGCGAGGCTCTTTGGCTACGAGGTCGAGGAACTTATTGGGCAGTCGATTTCCATCGTTCACGACCCGGAGCATTGGGACGAATTTATCGAGTCCGTCGCGCAATGGCATCGATCCGGCGCTAAACATTTTACTGAAACAGCTCGGTGTGTAACCGCCAGCGGCCACAAATTCTGGTCCAGCCTGTCCTTTTTCATTGTAGAGGACGAAGAAACCGAAGGACGCTATAGTTGCGCGGTCTTTCGCGATATTTCCGAACTCATGGATCGCGAAGAGGAAGCCGCGCGCGCGTTGGCCGAGCGCAACCAGATACTGGTCGAAAAAGATCGCACCTTCCACGAGTTACTGGACACACAAACGCGGCTGTTGTCCGCGATGAATGCCTATCCGGAACCGTTTGTCATCTACGACAAAGACATGAGAATGGTGATCTGCAATACCGCTTACCGAAATTCGATGTCCACAAGACCAAATGCCATCAAACCCGGCATGCACATTCGTGACGCGCTGAATGAAGCTTTTGACAGTGGCCGCATGATCGTGCCGCCCGCTGGTCGCGACGTGCTCTTTAATCGACTGCTTGATCCCGACCGTTTTGCGCTGGCGAGTGAAGACCTGGAACTGCCAGGTGACATCCACCATCGCATGTTGCGCAGTAAAGCGGAGAATGGGGATTGGGTCGTCATACGGCTGGATATCACCGAACTCGTGCGCCAGAAGCGGAATGCCGAAGAGACGCAGGCGCGCCTGCTGTCAGCTATTGGTGCCTATCCCGCGCCTTTTTGTATTTACGACCACAATTCCAAACTTGCGGTCTGGAATGATAGTTACGCCGCAGCCCTGACGGATACTCCTGACGACCTAGAAGTAGGAATGTCGCTGGAGAACGTTATGCGCGTCGGTCTGAAAAACGGTCGCTTTGCCGAAGCTTTTGGACGCGAAGACGCATGGTTGACGGAAATGTTACGCTCCGCAAAACGCACCCGCGCCATCGAAGACATCGAGATCGCGGGCGATACCCATCACCGGATTTTGCGGTCCCGATCGTCCAATGGCGACCTTGTCATCGTACGCCTTGATACGACGGAACTTGTCAGACAGCGCCGCGCTTTGGAAGAAACACAAGATCGCCTGATCTCTGCCATCAACGCTTTTCCGGACCCGTTCGCGATCTATGACAACAATCTGAAACTCTTGACCTGGAATCCGGCTTTTGCCTCCACCCTCACGGAGGATCCCAATGATGTTTCGGTCGGAATGAGCGTTAACGAAGTTCTGCAATTGGCCGTACGAAATGGTCATGTGCCAGCAGCCAAAGGGCGAGAGGCCGAATGGTTGAAAGAATATAATGCCCCGGAGATGGCTAATCTCGACGCGGAAGAGTTCGAATTTGCCAACGACGTCCACTACCGCATCATCAGGTCGCGCGCCGACAACGGTGAAGTTGTGGTGCTCAGGCTGAATATTACTGAATCCGTAAGACAGCGCCGGGCGCTTGAAAAATATGCCAAGCAGCTCGAAGAAGCCAACCAGCAAATTACGCATAAAGCCTTGCACGATCAGTTGACCGGCCTTGGCAACCGGCGTTTTCTGTCAGAGAAATTTGAAGAATTGTCAGCTAAACGCAAACTGGAAGGCGGCGAGTTGGCCGCTTTGCACATTGACCTGGATCGTTTCAAACAAATCAACGACACCATAGGTCACGCCGCCGGCGATCATGTTTTGATCGATGTCGCCAACCGTATTCGCGCCAACGTAGGCCCACAAGACGTTGTGGCCCGTATTGGTGGCGATGAATTTGTAATACTGCTGTGGCAGGCCGAGGCCAGCGACAAGCCTCAAAAGATGGCCCAATCCTTACTGGAGGATTTGTTCCAACCGTCATATTTTCAGGGGCGTAAATGCCGGTTTGGCGCATCTATAGGCATATCGCAGACCCCATTGGCCGATGAAAATGACTTACTGACAAATTCAGACGTCGCGCTCTACAAGGCAAAGCGGGCGGGACGCGGGCAGATGGCCATATTCAGCCAGGCAGACATAGAAGAAATGCGGCACACAAAGGCGCTCGCGGATGATATCATGCGCGCGCTCGAAGAGGCCGAGTTCTTACCTTATTATCAGCCGCAGATTGATACCCGGACCGGTCAGGTCGTTGGTGTAGAAGCTTTGGCGCGCTGGCTTCATCCATTGGACGGCATCCTGACACCGGATCGGTTTCTGTCTGTTGCCTCTGATCTGAATGTTGTGGCTGATATTGATCAGATGATTTTTGAGAAGGCGATCGCTGAGTGTGAACAAGCCTTCAGCGGTTTGGCAGTATTGCCAAGCCTTTCCTTCAATGTGAGTGCGAAACGAATCCAGTTTGAAGAAATTCAGCGCATACGGAAGATCGCGGCCGCTTATTCAGGGGAAGTCTCTTTTGAATTGCTCGAAACCATTTTTCTGGAGGAAGAAAGCGAAGCGTTTCTCATGCAACTCGATCTACTGCGTGATATGGGCATTAAACTCGAAGTGGATGACTTCGGCAGCGGACGGGCCTCGATTGTTGCGCTTCAAAGGATTGATCCTGATCGGCTAAAGATCGATCAACGGCT